A genomic segment from Nematostella vectensis chromosome 6, jaNemVect1.1, whole genome shotgun sequence encodes:
- the LOC5514631 gene encoding ras-related and estrogen-regulated growth inhibitor: MRKRKNSQQPDVKAVRVMVMGQDGVGKTALVVRYLTRRFIGEYDTTLESTHRHPLTLGNDFIYIDLMDTAGENSDAKLERCLSCGDMFLILYSIVDRTSFDEASRIARYLKWRKFPETGVLILIGTKRDLGHLREIDETEGSELAEELECPFYELSASEYEGYTDVCDMVYTCLKKYLKSDRKTAPTNAPATPTSTPTSSLSKMKEGLMRKTGAMRRKSVTALV, encoded by the exons ATGAGGAAGAGAAAGAACAGCCAACAACCCGACGTTAAGGCTGTCCGGGTTATGGTCATGGGACAAGACGGGGTCGGCAAAACAG CTCTCGTGGTAAGGTACCTGACGCGCCGTTTTATTGGCGAGTATGACACTACGTTAG AGTCTACTCATCGTCACCCCCTTACACTCGGGAATGACTTTATTTATATCGATCTCATGGATACAGCAGGCGAG AACTCAGACGCGAAGCTGGAGCGGTGCTTGTCATGCGGCGATATGTTCCTCATCCTTTACTCTATTGTGGACCGCACGAGCTTCGACGAAGCTTCTCGCATTGCGCGTTATCTCAAATGGCGCAAGTTTCCCGAGACTGGCGTTCTTATCTTAATTGGAACCAAGCGAGACCTGGGACACTTGCGCGAGATCGACGAAACGGAAGGAAGTGAGCTTGCCGAGGAACTTGAGTGTCCATTCTACGAGCTGTCTGCGTCAGAATACGAGGGCTACACCGATGTGTGCGATATGGTCTACACATGTTTGAAGAAATACCTTAAAAGCGACCGAAAGACGGCGCCTACCAACGCCCCCGCCACTCCTACGTCCACGCCGACGAGTTCACTGAGTAAGATGAAGGAAGGGTTGATGCGCAAAACTGGAGCCATGCGGCGGAAGTCTGTGACGGCGCTGGTTTGA